The nucleotide window ACTTCAGCAAAGTTAGGCTTGTCTGGTGAAGGTTTTCTATAAAATGTACCAATAATTGGTGACTTTATAGTTATATATTTCGAGTCGTCTTCAGTAGTAGTATCGTTAGTTGAAGCTACAGGAGCAGTTGGTTGAGCAACTGGTACCGGTTGTTGTGCTATCAATTGAGGAGCAGCAGCAACAGGCGCCTGAATAATTGTAGTTTCAGGAGTTTCACTTCCGGTTTTAATGGTGATTTTAATATCTTCCATTTCTAACTTTACTTCGCTTGCACCAGATTTAGCTACAAACTTTATAAGACTTTGAATTTCTTTAATATCCATTTTCCTAAATTTAAGTTGTTTGGTTTATGAGTTATATGCCCATTTTAAATAGATAGCTCCCCAAGTGAAGCCACCACCAAATGCGGCAAAAATTAAGTTATCTCCTTTTTTCAAAACTTTTTCATAGTCAGCAAGTAACAAAGGGAGAGTGGCAGAAGTAGTGTTTCCATATTTATGAATATTCATCATAACTTTATCTTCTTCTAATCCAACTCTATTAGCTGTTGCTTCAATAATTCTTTTATTCGCTTGATGCGGAACTAACCATTGAATTTCTTCTTTAGTTAAATTATTTCTCGTTAACATTTTTTCAGCTACATCTGCCATGTTTGAAACAGCGAATTTGAAAACTGTACGTCCTTCTTGATGTACAAAATGTCTATTATTTTTAATTGTTTCTTCTGAAGAAGGTAAAATAGAACCTCCAGCGTCAATTTTTAAAAACTCTCTTCCTACTCCATCACTACGTAAGTACTCATCTTGTAAACCTAAATTTTCAGTATTAGGTTCAAAAAGTGCAGCACCTGCACCATCACCAAAAATAATACAAGTAGCTCTATCTGTGTAATCTATTATAGAAGACATTTTATCAGCACCAATTAAAAGCACTTTCTTGTAACGACCACTTTCAATGTAACTAGATGCAGTTGACATTCCATAAAGAAAGCTAGAACAAGCTGCTTGTAAATCGTAAGAAAAAGCATTTACAGCTCCAATTTTTGAAGCAGTGTAGGCTGCAGTTGATGCAACTGGCATATCTGGAGTAGCTGTAGCTACTATTACCATATCAATGTCAGAAGCTAAAACACCAGATTTCTCTAGTAAATCTTCAGCAGCTTTAATTGCCATGTAAGATGTTCCAGCACCTTCTACTTTTAAAATTCTTCTTTCTTTGATTCCAGTTCTACTAGTAATCCACTCATCATTGGTGTCTACCATAGTTTCAAGCTCTTTATTCGTAAGAGCATATTCTGGAACATATTTTCCTACTGCTGTTATAGCTGCAGATATTTTAGTCATAGTTGTTTGTTTTGTTGTAAAACGAGATTTCAAAGAAATGAAAATTATTTCACTTCTTTAAAGAAAAAAAAGCAAAAACTTATATTTCTGACTTAAAAATACGAAAAAACCCTCGAAAGGAGGGTTTTTTCAGCTTTTTTGAAAACCAGTTTTTAAGCTTCTGCAGTAGCAGATTCTAATACTACTTGACCTCTGTAGTATAATTTTCCTTCATGCCAGTGTGCTCTATGGTATAAATGAGCTTCTCCAGTTGTAGGATCAACAGCTATTTGAGGTACTGAAGCTTTATAATGAGTTCTTCTTTTGTCTCTTCTAGTTTTAGATATTTTTCTCTTTGGATGTGCCATTTTATGTCTTATTTATCTGTTAGTAAATCCTTTAATTTATCCCATCTAGGGTCTGTTGTTTTTTCTTCAACAGTTTTATCTTCGTCTATTCTTAATTCTTCTAATTTCTCTAAAGCTTCAGATTCCATAGTTCCATCCAATACTTTAGGATGTACTCTTTTATTAGGTACTGATAAAATTATGAGTTCATATATATATTGTGAAATGTTAATTTGATAAGCTTCGTTAGGAAGAATCAAAATTTCATCATTGTCATCATTATATTCATGTCCAAATTTTACAATTAAATGTAAAGTACCATCAATTTCTTGATTAAATAACTCACCTGTCATGTCACAAGGAACATTAACACTACCATTTATCGTAAAATTAAGTTCCATTAAGTTACTTTTTTTTACGAAATCTACAGTCGTATTTACGGCGCAATCATTAAAATCATCAAACTGATAAGCTTCAAAGAACGTTTTATCAATATGATATTCAAATAAATGACTCCCTTCCTTTAAACCTATAAAAGGTATGTTGAATTGTTTTAAGTCTTTCATCTACAACATCAATTTGAGCGTGCAAAGATATAAAAAATGTTTTTATATTTATATTTTGGAAATAAATTTTTCACTATTTTGTTTTTAAGGCTCCTTTTATAAGGTTTTGATACTCAATTCTGTTCTTATAAATATGAAGAGAAGTAAATAAAGCTTCTTTAAAAGATGCTGGGTTTGCTTTGTTTTTACCTGCAATATCAAATCCCGTTCCGTGATCAGGTGATGTTCTTACTTTGTTTAGTCCAGCAGTAAAATTAACGCCATTACCAAAAGATAGAGCTTTGAAAGGAGCTAGTCCTTGATCGTGATACATTGCTAATACACCATCAAATTTTTGATGAGTTTTTGATCCGAAAAAACCATCTGCTGCATACGGGCCATAAACTAATTTACCAGTTTCTTGAATTTCTTTTATTGTAGGCCTTATAATTTCATCATCTTCTTTACCAATAACTCCTTTATCTCCACAATGAGGATTTAAACCAAGTACAGCTATTTTTGGTTTGTTTATATTAAAGTCTTCTTTTAAAGAGGTGTGCATAATTTCAACTTTACTCTTTATTAATTCCGGGCTTATGGTTTCTGCTACTTGAGAAATAGGAATATGACCAGTAATTAATCCAATGCGTAACTCATCAGTCATTAAAATCATTAAACTTTCTCCTTCTAAATTATCTTCAAGATATTCAGTATGTCCAGGGAAGTCAAATTCTTCTGATTGAATATTCTCTTTGTTTATAGGAGCAGTTATTAAAAGATCAATTTTATTTTCTTTTAAAGCACTTACGGCAGATTGTAATGACTTCAAAGCGTAATTACCACCAGCTTCCGTTATTTTTCCTATTTCTATTTTAACATCTTCTTTCCAAATATTAACTAAATTGACCTTTCCATGAACTATTTTATCAATAGAAGTAATACCATGAATACTGTTGTTTAATTTTAATACTTTTTTATGATAAGAGATCAACTTGTTTGAACCAAACAGAACAGGAGTACAAAACTCTAACATGCGTTTGTCTTCAAAAGTTTTTAAAATAATTTCAATACCGATACCATTTATGTCTCCAATTGAAATACCAACAATAATTTTGTTTGATTTATCCATAGTTTACTTCTGTAATGTCGTATTTTTGATGGTAACAAAAGTAATTAAAATTTAGAGAATGTTTACGGGAATAATTGAAACTCTTGGTATTGTAACAAAACTAGAAAAAGAAAAGGGTAATCTTCATTTAACAGTTAAAAGTAGTATTACAAATGAATTAAAAATAGATCAAAGCGTTGCTCACAATG belongs to Tenacibaculum sp. MAR_2010_89 and includes:
- the accB gene encoding acetyl-CoA carboxylase biotin carboxyl carrier protein → MDIKEIQSLIKFVAKSGASEVKLEMEDIKITIKTGSETPETTIIQAPVAAAPQLIAQQPVPVAQPTAPVASTNDTTTEDDSKYITIKSPIIGTFYRKPSPDKPNFAEVGTEVKVGDTVCIIEAMKLFNEIESEISGKVVKVLVDDSTPVEFDQPLFLVDPS
- a CDS encoding beta-ketoacyl-ACP synthase III, with product MTKISAAITAVGKYVPEYALTNKELETMVDTNDEWITSRTGIKERRILKVEGAGTSYMAIKAAEDLLEKSGVLASDIDMVIVATATPDMPVASTAAYTASKIGAVNAFSYDLQAACSSFLYGMSTASSYIESGRYKKVLLIGADKMSSIIDYTDRATCIIFGDGAGAALFEPNTENLGLQDEYLRSDGVGREFLKIDAGGSILPSSEETIKNNRHFVHQEGRTVFKFAVSNMADVAEKMLTRNNLTKEEIQWLVPHQANKRIIEATANRVGLEEDKVMMNIHKYGNTTSATLPLLLADYEKVLKKGDNLIFAAFGGGFTWGAIYLKWAYNS
- the rpmF gene encoding 50S ribosomal protein L32 gives rise to the protein MAHPKRKISKTRRDKRRTHYKASVPQIAVDPTTGEAHLYHRAHWHEGKLYYRGQVVLESATAEA
- a CDS encoding DUF177 domain-containing protein — its product is MKDLKQFNIPFIGLKEGSHLFEYHIDKTFFEAYQFDDFNDCAVNTTVDFVKKSNLMELNFTINGSVNVPCDMTGELFNQEIDGTLHLIVKFGHEYNDDNDEILILPNEAYQINISQYIYELIILSVPNKRVHPKVLDGTMESEALEKLEELRIDEDKTVEEKTTDPRWDKLKDLLTDK
- the pdxA gene encoding 4-hydroxythreonine-4-phosphate dehydrogenase PdxA, giving the protein MDKSNKIIVGISIGDINGIGIEIILKTFEDKRMLEFCTPVLFGSNKLISYHKKVLKLNNSIHGITSIDKIVHGKVNLVNIWKEDVKIEIGKITEAGGNYALKSLQSAVSALKENKIDLLITAPINKENIQSEEFDFPGHTEYLEDNLEGESLMILMTDELRIGLITGHIPISQVAETISPELIKSKVEIMHTSLKEDFNINKPKIAVLGLNPHCGDKGVIGKEDDEIIRPTIKEIQETGKLVYGPYAADGFFGSKTHQKFDGVLAMYHDQGLAPFKALSFGNGVNFTAGLNKVRTSPDHGTGFDIAGKNKANPASFKEALFTSLHIYKNRIEYQNLIKGALKTK